In Glycine max cultivar Williams 82 chromosome 10, Glycine_max_v4.0, whole genome shotgun sequence, the DNA window CAcctttctatataaaaaagagagtttaaaagtaattaaattaaagtgatAACGACTCCCCTTGCTTCcactaaacttattttatatttgacttCAATTCTTTGATTTCTATGATGATGTATATATAAGCTTAAGCTAGCATCAAACCTATTGCATCACAATTTTCCCAATTCATAATAACTTGTACATTGAGAGCACTACTACTTGGAGAATTATTTACCTACCAACTTTTCAATTTCAAAGCCAAAAATGTCAACCACCATTGATGTCCCTGCAGAAACGACAAGCAAGAATAATATTGGCAATGGAATTAGAAAAGTTCCAGGTGCACCCCCAAGGCCAGAAGGAGGGTGGAAGAAAGGGTTAGCCATAATAGACTTTGTTCTAAGGTTAGGTGCTATTGCATCTGCTCTTGGTGCTGCTGCCACCATGGCAACGAGTGATGAGACACTGCCTTTCTTCACTCAGTTCTTTCAGTTTGAGGCCAGCTATGATAGCTTTTCTACTTTCCAGTATGTGACTCCCTCTCAAATTAAACTCTgcttttcattaataataaacttgcacataatttctaaaattttagtttttaattacgTGTCGAATGACGACGTGGAATTATATAATCGACTTCAGCTAATGAAATAAGATTTTGTTGTTAGTGTAAACTTTCCTGATATAGTTAACACATTCCATACGATGAATAAATGCAGGTATTTTGTGATTGCTATGGCATTTGTTGGAGGCTACCTAGTCCTATCTCTACCTTTCTCTATAGTCACTATTATACGTCTCCATGCGGCAGGACCAAGACTTTTCCTCATTATCCTTGACACCGTAAGCTCTCTAATATGtagtactttttcttttttcacccGGTAAGGCTGGTTATGGGATACAAAACTAGaacaaaagataaattatgtttgacaagaatttattaaataagtattcAATTATTGAGCCCAataaagtaataatattttttatgagtaaatatttattttagtttttaaaacttaaGTATCGATTTAATCTTTGCTATAACAAAATCTttactataatatttaattattttagttcttttgaatataaattaactgtattttttatttataaaatccaaATCTAGAATAAATAAGAACTAAAGTAACAAACGCCTTATAacattaagaaaatataaataaaagtctATTTTACATTCTACAATACATCAAGCTTTGATGTAATATTTATGTCCTAGACCTAAACCTTatatgagaataaaataaaagtgcatataattaatgatttttggtgtaaaatacaaattaacatTACTCacacattttaatatttgtgtTGGTGATTAAAGGTGTTCCTGACTATAGCAACCTCTAGTGCTGCCGCTGCTACTGCCATAGTGTACTTAGCACACAATGGCAATCAGGATTCAAATTGGCTTGCCATTTGCAACCAATTTGGTGATTTTTGCCAAGCGATTAGTGGAGCAGTGGTGGCATCGTTCGTTGCCGTGGTTCTCTTCGTTTTGCTCATTGTCATGTGTGCAGTGGCTCTCCGAAATCATTAGGTAGCACCACTTAGTTAATTACATATATATGGAGCTATAATAGCTTTAAGTTATCCTTGTATTTcagctgtgtgtgtgtggctgaattgccatttttcttaaatgtatttttagttttttatatttttttgtcaaaagtaGCCAagatctttgtaattttgtattgaTGAATTcggtatttaaattttaaaaaatatgtgaatttGGTCTTGATTTGCTATGCGAGCGAGTTACACATTTCTTCCTCCTACTAGGTATGGTATCCTGGCTTATAAGAGATGGCATCCAAGTTGGCTACGCACGAATAGTAGTTGTCCATTTGTCGGATTAactgttggttttttttttttttttatcatcagtaaatattatttattaattttattaattaaaatgttagtaAAAGTGATTCAAACTCACCATTTCTTTCTCCCTtctttaagcattttttttgttgttgctatAGTTATAACAATTTTTCTATAAGTTTGGCTAAATGCATATTTTTTGTTGGATCTATGACTTCTAGAAGAATCAACATCAATAATTTTGTAGGTTTTAACGTCTTTTAATTACCTACGGAGGATTCCTATTTTTAGTGGAGAGCCCTCAAAGTCACATCTTCAACCTATAGCAGATGGGAGAAGCATAAATTCCTGGAGCATTTTCCATAAAAACAAGAGTTATCAAATTTAAAACACTCTATTATCTACCATCACTCACATCATGATAGCAATAACAACACAACAGGCCTCATACCAGCTAGCACTCAGATTAACAGGCCAAGGAGAATAACAAAGAAGCCCAATGATACGTTTGAGGTGCCAAAGCATAAAGCACTAATTGGTTGCAGCATCCACTACCTTAGGTAGTTATAACAATTCCACAAATTAGCTGAGCAGGCTGTTAACAAATTCTGTTATAACATTATATTTTGTTAGAAGGGAAGTATTATAAATATGTAAAGAAGTGGAACTAATGAAATATCAGAACACTTATCTCAATtagttttctctttctcttcttacTAGTTCCAATAGCTAACACTGGTCCGACCTGCCACCCCTATCATGCTGGAGCACCACACCAGACAAGTTACGACTGACAAGCTGGAGGAGGCTATCAGTCGCCTCTCCCAGGGCCAAGCTTCCCTAACCCAGAATCACACTAGCCTTAACACCAAGATGGATTCCATTCATACCTCTCTCAATTCCAAGATCGATTCGATTCTTGACCGCCTTGCAGCCATCATAGTTACCCTGCCTTCACCGTCTTCTCCAACTCACCATTCTCCCTCTCCGGTTCATCGTCCTCGCATGAAACTCAATGTGCCTTGGTTTGATGGCCACGACCCTCTTGGCTGGATAATTAAAATATCCCAATTCTTCGATTATCAGGGGATCCCAGAGCATGAGCACTTAATCATTGCCTCCTTTTACATGGATGGCCCTGCATTATCTTGGTACCAGTGGATGTCCCGAAATGGTTTTTCCCCCTCCTGGCCAACAATGCTTCAGGCTCTGGAATTGAGATTTGCTCCCTCCTTCTATGACGATCCTCAAGGTGCTTTGTTCAAACTGCAGCAAATTGGTACTATCAGCGAGTACCTTACGGAGTTCGAACGTTTGGCAAATTGAATTGTGGGCCTCGCCCCTTCTTTCTTATTGAGCTACTTCGTCTCAGGGTTAATCCCGGAGCTTCATCGGGAAGTTCAAGCTCTTCACCCTCTGTCTCTGCCTCAGGCGGCTGAGCTAGCACGGCTACAGGAGGATAAATTATTGGATCATCGTCGTAGCTAGCATTCCCCTTCAATCCCACATGCACCGCTGTTACCTAAACCTTTGGGCCCTTTCTCTCTCGCTTCTCCAAAGCTTCATGTCAAAAGACTCACGGTCGAGGAAATGGAAATCCTCTGCGACCAAGGGTTGTGCTACCACTGCGAGGACAAGTGGTCCCATGGTCACCGCTGTAAACCCTAATTACACCTTCTCATTGCGGACGAGGACCTTGAGGTTTCCTTAGATTCTGTTCTTCTTGACTCACAACAACTCTTTGCACCTGATCCCTTGCTGGTCCCTCAAATTAGCCTAAATGCCATGGAAGGAACCCTTGCCCCCCAAACCTTTCTCCTACTGGGTTCTTTGCGACATCATCAGGTCATCATCCTCGTCGACGACAGTAGCACCTACAATTTTATACAATCACGCGTGGCCAAATTTCTCGACCTACCCTCTACTCCAACGACGACCCTTCTCATTATGGTAGGCAACGACCATACTCTCGACTGTGACACCTTATCACTCCAGGTTCCGATTTTGATTCATGGTCACTCCTTTACCCTTGATTTGTTTCATTTGCCTATTTGTGGTGCTGATATTGTTTTAGGAGTATAGTGGCTCAAGTTATTGGGCCCAATAACTACAGACTACCAAGCTTTGACCATGACATTTGTGCATTTGGGCCGCAACATCACGTTACATACAGATGCTCCCCTCATTCCTTCCTCTGCTTCAGCCCATCAAATCAAAAGATTCGCCTAAACTCAGAGCATCTTAGCTATGTTCCAGATCACCCCAGCACCAGCCCAACCTTCAGCCACTTCACCCCCACCACCTACCTTACATACCCCTCCCCAAATAGCTTTAGTCATCTCATGCTACCCCAACATTTTTACTAAACCAACCCAATTACCTTTACCTCGCAACATTCAACATCATATTCATCTTCTCCCAAACACCGACCCTATCAACGTCAAACCTTATCGATATCCTCATTTCCAGAAAATGGAAATTGAGAAGCAGATCACATCGATGCTTGTCGTCGGCCTTATCCAGCCTAGTCACAGTCCATTTTCCTCTCCAATTCTCCTAGTAAAAAAAGACGAAACCTGGCGCTGCTGTGTTGACTACAGGGCTTTAAATGCTATCACAGTTAAAGACCGCTTCCCTATGCCTACCATTGATGAGTTACTTGATGATTTAGGCCAAGCATCCTGGTTTTTGAAACTCGATTTGCGCCAAGGATTTCACCAGATTCGCATGGCAGAGGCGGACATCTATAAAATAGCTTTTCGAACACACGAAGGCCACTACGAGTTcaaggtcatgccatttggCCTTTGTAATGCTCCTTCTACTTTCCAGGCCGCCATGAACGATGCGCTCTGACCATTTCTATGGAAGTATGTGGCGGTATTTTTTGATGGCATCCACGTCTACAGTCCTGATTTGGAGTCTCATGTCACTCATCTAGAGTCTGTTCTGTCTTCTTTATCGACACACCATTTTCTCCTTTGCCAATCTAAGTGCATTTTCACCTAGAATAAACTCAATTACCTTGGCCATATCATATCGGCCCAGGGAATGGCCCCAGACCCCGACAAAATTGAAGCTACACTATCCTGGCCAACTCCAACATCCCCCACGACCCTTTGCAGTTTCTTGGGCTTGATGGGGTTCTATCGCAAATTCATTAGAAACTATGCAGCTGTAGCTTCACCTCTTACTACGCTCTTACGGAATGACCAATTTTCTTGGTCGCCAGCTGCGGAGCATGCAGTTCACCATCTCAAGCAATTGATGACTCAAGCCCCTGTTCTGGCCACTCCAAACTTCTCGCTTCCTTTTACCATTGAAATAGACGCTTCGGGCTCCGCCATGGGTGCAGTATTACTTCAAGATGGCCACCCAATTGCTTATTACAATAAGGTCCTTTGTCTTCGATTATAGAGAGCATCTGCTTATGTTAGGGAGTTGCATGCAATCACATCCTCTATTAGGAAATGGCGACATTATTTGTTGGGCACTTCATTCACCTTTCTCACGGACCACAAGAGCCTCAAAGACCTTATGTCTCAAGTCATTCAGACTCCAGAATAGCAGGCTTACTTTTCTAAGTTACTGGATATGATTATACTATCAAGTATAAACCAGGGTCTGCTAATATCGTCGTTGATGCGTTGTCCAGAATTCCTTCGTCAGAGGCCATTTGTTTATCTTTGATTATGCCTCACCTCACCTTTCTAGATAACCTCTGTCAATCTCTTTTACAAGATCCCCAATATGTTGATCTCTTGCATCAAATTCAAGTGTGCCTAGATTCTTATTCTGACTTCACCATTCATAAGGATCTTATTTTCCGCCAAGGCCACATCTGGATCCCTTTCCCGACACCTTTCATTGCTTTACTCTTGGAGGAATTACATTCTTCTCTGATAGGCGGTCACACAAGTGCAACCAAGACGCTTCATCATTTACGCCAGAATTTTGACTGGCCACATATACGGCAGACGTACGCCAATACATGGCGCAATGTCCCACATGCCAATAGACCAAATATGAGACAAAGAAGGTTGTAAGGTTGCTCCAACCTCTTCCTATTCCTTCCCAAGTATGGGAAGATTTGTCCCTCGATTTCATTACAGGGCTACCATCGTCTCAAGGCTACACAGTGATACCGGTGGTTGTGGATAGATTTTCCAAGGGGGCTCATTTCAGTGCTTTGCCTACTCATCATACTGCATACAAGGTCGCATGGCTATTCTTCGACATAGTATGCAAACTCCATGGATTTCCCCGAAGCTTGGTCTTCGACAGAGACCTTATTTTTATCAGTGGCTTCTGGCAAGAGCTATTTTGCCTATTTGGCACTAAGCTTCGAATGAGCACTGCTTACCATCCGCAAACCGATGGTCAAACAGAAATTCTTAATCAAACCTTAGAACAGTACCTCCGTTAATACGTGCATCATCAGCCATCCCAGTGGTTCTGATTTTTGGCACTTGCTGAGTGGTCTTATAACACGACCAAACATTCGAGTGCGGGAGTTTCGCCTTTCAAAGTCATTTATGGAAAACCACCGCCCACAATCATTCAATATATACAGGGGACCTCCTCCATTTATGTTGTTGATAGTCTGTTGACTACTAGAGATGCAGCCTTGCAGCGTCGTTTGCGCAAAGCACAGGAGGTTATGAAGAAGACAGCTGATAAGCATCCTCGTGATGTCCAGTTCGTCGGCAACGACTGGGTATATGTCCGGCTTCGTCCTTACCAATAGACGTCATTAGCACTGGCCTATACAAAATTGTCCAAGCGCTTTTATGGTCCTTTCCAGGTGTTGGAACGGATTGGACCTATAGCGTACAAATTACAACTATCGGCATCATCCGGATTCACCCCGTATTTCACGTCTCCCTCTTGAAACTTCATCAAGGACCATTACCTTCCTCTCCAACAGAGTTTCCACAATCCAACTTGAGCAATCATCCACTTATTACTCCCTTAACCATTGTGGACTGGAAGTACGATGAGTCCGTCTCCCCACCAATCAAGAAGGTCCTAGTACAATGGGATGGTTTGGCACCTAAAGATACTTCATGGGAATTGTGGGACGAATTGCGCCATACGtacaaccttgaggacaaggttatTTTCGGGGAAGGGAGTGTTGATAGCAATAAAAGCACAACATGCCTCATACTAGCTAGCACTCACATTAACAGGCCAAAGAGAATAACAAAGAAGCCCAATTACCTTCAGGAGTAAGTCTGAGGTGCCAAAGCATAAAACACTAGTTGGTTGCAGCATCCACTACATTAGGCAGTTATAGCAATTCCACAAATTAACTTAGCAGGCTGTTAACAAATTATGttataacaaattatattttgatagaAGGGAAGTATTATAAATATGTAAAGAAGTGGAATTAATGAAATATCAGAACACTTATCTCAAttagtttttcctttttcttcttactAGTTCCAGTAGCTAAGACATCACTTGGAGCATTTGGCATGGCCGAAACCAAGCTAGGTTCAGAAACAAAAAGTCCTTTTCAACACGACCATCAACTTAATCCATGTTGGAGTCTCAATGTTAGGTAACATCTCTAATTGTAAGTTGTTTCCTTCTATTAATGAATTCATAATTATCAAGCATTTCTCCATTAGTGGCCACCCTCCTAAAGCTCGGTCCATCATTCGAGTCAATTGGTACAAACCTCTTTGGTGGATGGATTAAATACATTTGAGATGGAGCCTAAAAGGGCAACCCCAATATCTCAGCTGGTGGAGGGATTTTCAGAGATTCCTCTAGTTCTTTTCTTGGTGGTTTTTTTGGAACCAATTGGTATCTCAACCTCTTTTCAAGAAGAGCTTCTTGCTGACATGAAAGCTATTGGAATTGCATATAACAAAGGTTGTCTACACCTTTGGGTGAATGTGACTCATCCCTTGTAGCAGTAGCTTTCAATTGTATAGACTTGGTTCTTGAAATCTTAAAAACAGGTggaaaattgtgtatatttaacaaactaaaaacttaaaataaacaacTGTTTTTTTCAGCAAAATAATTAACTGCTaaagtatataattataattaaaccattttatttaacataattatttaaaataatattgaatacTATATTAAATTGTTAGTTCATCTTTTTGAACTGATTAAAATGTTAGTTCGTAAATATATAAAATCGTTATATTGAAAAATTGAATAACTATTTAACCGCTTGTGCACGTCCTGCTAAGAGATAATCATGgacataagatttttttatacataattgGCATGTAGATTTTTGTCTCAACTAGAATTGGTATGGGCCTATCCGCGAAAGTTTTGTGGGTGTTGTTAGGTGTACCCagtaattttccattttttctaaaattgtcCTTCCATAAAATTTTACGGATGAAATTCTTCCGTAAGAATTTACAGAAGAACTTCTTccataagagtttttttttttgtaaagtgtaagattttttttaatttttttttaaatatttgtgaaaaattaatttaaaattaatggtccaAGCAAGACTCAAACTTGtgacttttatattattagcaCAATGCTCTAACCAATTGAGCTAATGAGctaattacattataaaataaataatgttgctatacataacactaaaatttctaatgcatatttacatgcgcattaaatatacattaaaaattttagtgttatgtataacaacattatttattttataatataattgacttATTAGTTCAGTTGGTTAAAGTGTTGTACTAATAACCTGAAAGTCACATGTTTGAGTCTTGCTtggatcattaattttaaattaatttgacacaaatatttttcaaaaaaaattttaaaaaaaaactgtggaAGCAAAAACATCAAGCCAAGTCAAAGTAGGTAgtaaaaagtgtttttaaaaaaaaacatcaaataacacactttttgttttaaaaaggattttcttaaatcttggtaatcgattactagtgaccaGGATGGTTTTCAAACTGGTCTCAATGCTTTACACTATATTATTAATCTATTACAAGTGAatttgaacgttggaattcaaatccaattgtgaagagtcacaaattttcataaaatacattgtgtaatcaatcacaccattatggtaatcgattattagtgaatatttttgaagaaaatgttaagagttataactcttaacatggttttctcaaaaggtATCAAGGTTCTATAAATATAAGACCTTGGCACgcattttaaatataacaataaCACAGACAAATACATCTGACTACACAGAACTTTTCACtgtttttctcttataaaaCCTTTGTCAAATTCATtctaagtttttgttcaatctttccttgaagaaaggaaaattctgcaaaaacaaaaattgtgctatccttctatttttctcttcttcttctttctttctccctcttgccaaaagaattcaaaaaactaaccatctgagaattcttttgattccccaaacaaagaattcaaagaattaatcgtctaagaattcttttgattccccaaacaaacaattcaaagaactaaccgtctgagaattctttgcccaaacattgaattcaaagaactaaccgtctgagaattctgtgtaagaagcgggtagcttcttggttgtaatagtgaacacaagggagggcgtatcctttgtggttcgcttcaagtagagggtacatctacttggttgttcaaagagaacaaggaagggtacatcctttgtggctctttgcttgtaaaggttttttacaaggaaaggaaatctcaagaggttgcttgaggactgatGTAGACACGGGtcgttgccgaaccagtataaaacttgtgtttgttttctttttccctacGTTCTTTATTTTTCCGCtgtgcaatttttattttcactttacttttgtctaagttgttgtttctgttctttactttctcataacttagtagtaaaacctaattgaatctattaacattaagaatgataaatttttaattagtcaagacacgttcataattaattcaaccccttcttcttaattatttcgttCGAGaccacttgttccaacaaaaaCTCTTACACTTTACAGAAAAAGTTCTTCCGTAAGATTTTACAGAAGAACTTCTTCCtaagagttttgtttttttacgaAATAACCTCTTCCATAAAATTTCATGGAAGGACAATTTTGGAAAAATGagaaattgctgggtgcacatAGCAACACCCAAGTTTTGTCTTTCTGAAGTCTCAATGAAACCTAATCaacatatttttcatgtttttattgttattttctctcttctacCACAAACAAGTGATATTTTTGGAAGAGGCAACCTACAGATGgcttttctaaaaataataaataattatttatttttaatttgattgttgaaaaaggtttatgaagacatttcataatttttcataagttatttttttcgtacaaaaatattcttttaagaaataattttaaataaacgcactcttaatttatctttttcacctttatttttaattaaatttcaatatatttttaaaataagatatttaagaaatatttcacatttatttcaacaaattttgaatagtattaaaatgttttattaaatattaaattgataaatttaagaaaaatatttacaaattaaaaaataattaacttataaaTGATTTAAACAAATCAAGTTGAAACTTTagttattttcaatattttaattagacTCGTTTATGAGCCAAACTTAAAACACCTATTTTTTCACAAACAAAGCCGTGAAAAAACAAAGCCTAAAGTTCTATTGCTTGGCTCGGCTCCCCTTAGTTGTGAGTTCAAGGATACTCTTTGATTTTAACATAATATggaattgtttctttttttaaaaaaaaaatattagtttattaaaaatatattttattatctatatttttaaacatttaaatgatgtttttattaattatatattttactcattttttattattttatacatctttatgaatttcagaaaaaaattgaagaataattaagttaataagTAAGATATTTGCTGTTTCAAATtgattgatatttaaatttttgcacatcttttcttattatataaagCAAGGTACAAGTGGAAATTTTCCCCTCCCATTTTGTCGTAAAAACAAGgtcatttttgtaaatttaattagtcaactatttaattaaatgaaattaagttAACATTgcattatcatttaataattgcTGCCTCTTGTTCTTAATATAAGGTGTGATTtagaatgaattgaattgaTTGTCCCGTTTTTTAAGGcattttataattcctataaaacatttaatttttttctcactaattgCTCTTATGAAATACTCTAAGTATTTAtgttttctatttataataatgCACAATGctgttaaaaattaatgttttcacATCACCCAAAATAAGTTAAATCAAGTTTctagttttttaatatttcaatatCATAGTTCAGTTTGTGGTTTTATTAAGGATCGAAACaatcatgaatttaattaaaacaaaattgttcaTTATCTCTTCACAAAATTGAAACACAAAGCCAATTAAAAACCCAAATTTTTACTCCATGTCATACTGTAAATAAATGTTCATCTTAAGATtcatgaaagtaaaaaaaaaaaaaatgcctttGTTTATAAGAAGGCCAAGAGCCTTGATACTTGAGAGGGTTTGGGTGAGGGAATAGAAACATTCCCCAAATCATCCTCATTATCATTCTTttcttggattttcttttttaaaatctatctctttcttccAAAGAAACCATTTGTTTTAGGACTTGTCTTTGTCTTTGAGCCtgagttttgttttttctttctttcttaaaacTCTTATTTTCAATCTTCCCTTTCACAAATAGCACATTTCCACGGTTTTCCTCCTTGCCCTCAAATTTCTTCTTTAACTTTTGATATTAAAGATGACTAAACTTTCTTGAAGGGTAACAAATTCCATAGACCAAGTTTTCATATGAATTGGGGAAAGAATTAATTAGAAGTGTGGCCTAATCTTCATTCTCTTAGATCTAAAATGATCTTATCGAAACTCATCCATATGGTCTTCTATGAATTTCCTATTTTGCATCTTGAAAGACTAGAGTCTCTACTCAAATAAATATTGATTGGCAGTGATTTTATCATGTGCATGTGCTCCAACTTGAGCAAAATGGATGTTGTAATTAATGCTCCAAAATGTACTTAGTAGATTTTGTACCTACAAGAGTATCAAACACTACTATAAAAGCGGTTCTACGTCGCGGtatctacatcggttatcaaaAATCGATGTAGTACATAATGTggtggtatttttgtaattaatgtcAACTATATTATGCCATTAACGACGGTTCTTATGAAACCTCCTTTGATGTTAATGCTACTAAggcggttttataaaaaccgtctttgattcatgtgatttttaattatatattcactgaaaaatgttttttaattataaaaactcgTGTTGTACGTTGTTCCCATATATCTTCGTAAACCCTAAATTCCCTTTTATATATGCAGTTGGCGAAGAATCGAGCCGACAACCACGCTCTGATCGGCGAGTCCGGTGCGGTGGCTGCTCTGATTCCGCTACTCCGATGCAGCGAACCGTGGACATAGGAACACGCAGTGACGACGTTGCTGAACCTGTCTCTTCTGGAAGAGAACAAGGCGCTTATAACGAATGCGGGTGCGGTGAAGTCGTTGATGATAATAACATATAGATTTAAATCTAGCTCTTATACTAGTTGTTGCGACCAATCCACAAATATAAGACCAAAGTAACCGATAGAATTTTtggcaaaattacaaaattggtCCCCCACTTTATCTCCAATTACGGATTTGgtccccctataatttaattcacaaatttggtcccccagttttataaatccctgcAAAATTGGTCCTGGAAGCCCGAtttggacgttgaccgttaacctCAGACGTTGACTGCCACGTGTCAATGACACGTGTCAACGTTTGAGTGGTTCCCTGTAAAGgcttcattttttgtaggtaaaattgcacttttggtcccccagtttttacttcaatttcgattttggtccccctatagtttaattcacacatttagtccccaagttttataaatccctttaTAAATTGTTCCTACAAAATTGGTCTTTTGAATGGTTTAGCTACTGGTGTTAGAGACATGGTAGGTCTTGATAAATCTCGCACTTCTTTTTTATCGCAAGTTTTTCACTCACTCGGAACCCAGAGAAAAATCACTCTTTGTCTTTCTCCCACTTTCGGGGTTGTTCAACTTGGGAAAGTGGTGCATGAATCCGAACTTGAGTTTGAAATTTTCAGATCTCTTTAACAGGTTCTGTAATAACcccctattttttctttctttttttgctcccCTATGCGGTATTATGTGTATACGACTGCTTAAGTGGCTTATGTAtgacaatgatatttttgtttgaaatttgaaatacaacttCTCCAGTAATGAAATTTGGCCgaatttataaatgaatttataaaattgaggGACCAAATGtgcgaattaaattataaggggaccaaaatcgaaattggagtaaaactgggggaccaaaaGTACAACTttacctacaaaaaatgaagtctTTACAGGAAACCACTCAGACGTTGACACAT includes these proteins:
- the LOC100306245 gene encoding casparian strip membrane protein 4-like, whose amino-acid sequence is MSTTIDVPAETTSKNNIGNGIRKVPGAPPRPEGGWKKGLAIIDFVLRLGAIASALGAAATMATSDETLPFFTQFFQFEASYDSFSTFQYFVIAMAFVGGYLVLSLPFSIVTIIRLHAAGPRLFLIILDTVFLTIATSSAAAATAIVYLAHNGNQDSNWLAICNQFGDFCQAISGAVVASFVAVVLFVLLIVMCAVALRNH